A single window of Undibacterium sp. 5I1 DNA harbors:
- a CDS encoding NAD(P)H-quinone oxidoreductase: MRAIEITQYGKPEVLQLCERPIPEAKAGEVLIKVHAAGINRPDVFQRLGQYPVPPGASDLPGLEVAGEIVGGDLGDSGFKKGDLVCALVQGGGYAEYCVAPAPQCLLLPEGLSLMEAASLPETYFTVWSNVFDRARLTQGETFLVQGGTSGIGVTAIQIAAALGHRVFATAGSDDKCRATESLGAERGINYRNEDFVEIVKSLTDNKGVNVILDMVAGDYIPREINCLEDDGRLAIIALLGGARAELDLGQVLRRRLTITGSTLRPRSVAFKGAVAQQLKEHVWPLLVSGKIKPVIHQIFPLAQAAQAHSLMESSLHVGKIMLQVSE; this comes from the coding sequence ATGCGTGCAATTGAAATTACACAGTACGGTAAGCCAGAAGTTTTGCAATTGTGTGAGCGTCCAATTCCCGAGGCTAAAGCGGGCGAAGTATTGATTAAGGTGCATGCGGCAGGTATTAACCGTCCGGACGTTTTTCAGCGTCTTGGTCAGTATCCGGTTCCTCCAGGGGCGTCTGATTTGCCGGGCTTAGAAGTCGCAGGCGAGATTGTTGGCGGTGATTTGGGCGACTCTGGATTTAAAAAAGGTGATTTGGTCTGCGCCCTTGTGCAGGGTGGTGGCTATGCAGAATATTGTGTAGCTCCGGCGCCGCAATGCCTGCTTTTGCCGGAAGGACTCTCTTTAATGGAGGCGGCCTCGTTGCCGGAAACCTATTTTACGGTTTGGAGTAATGTTTTTGATCGTGCCAGATTAACTCAAGGAGAAACTTTTCTAGTGCAGGGCGGTACCTCGGGTATCGGCGTAACCGCCATCCAAATCGCTGCGGCTCTTGGACATCGTGTGTTTGCTACAGCTGGCTCGGATGATAAGTGTCGTGCGACCGAAAGCCTGGGGGCTGAGCGTGGTATCAATTATCGGAATGAGGATTTTGTAGAAATCGTCAAATCGCTTACCGATAATAAAGGGGTCAATGTGATTTTGGATATGGTTGCCGGAGACTATATCCCGCGTGAAATCAATTGCCTTGAGGATGATGGACGTCTTGCGATCATCGCTTTGCTGGGTGGTGCTCGTGCAGAGCTGGATCTGGGGCAGGTATTACGCAGAAGATTGACAATTACCGGTTCAACTTTGAGGCCGCGTTCAGTTGCGTTTAAAGGGGCGGTTGCGCAGCAACTGAAAGAGCATGTCTGGCCTTTGCTCGTATCTGGAAAAATAAAGCCCGTGATACATCAAATTTTTCCATTAGCACAGGCTGCTCAGGCACACAGTTTGATGGAGTCCAGCTTGCATGTGGGTAAGATTATGTTGCAGGTTAGTGAATAA